Proteins encoded in a region of the Gammaproteobacteria bacterium genome:
- a CDS encoding cation diffusion facilitator family transporter, with product MNELTAKKEAARVTLVGMWLDLVLGLLKLIGGASNGSFALISDGVHSLSDAASDVFVLIVGHFSHVEPDREHPYGHGRFETIGTVVMGMFFFAIAAVLLYDSFLRLISGAELPVPGWGGVLIAGLSVASKEWIYHYTMRTASRLNSSLLRANAWHSRSDAISSIAVMIGIVGAQQGLPWLDLVAAMFVAAIIARIGWQLCLDSLKELVDTAIPQEHQDRIRKTILEIPGINKVTALRSRQSGGKVLLEAQLEVDPRISVSEGHQLGEVCTRVIMDKYQNISDVVVHIDPESHAQVDSVELPLRHEIVTLITRHWEALLDQSDIKNIDLHYLGNGIEVDLYLISDAVDSRLASQLAEALRPISAVKRLKIYNNILETSVVRQFS from the coding sequence ATGAACGAATTGACTGCCAAGAAGGAAGCTGCCCGAGTCACCCTGGTGGGCATGTGGCTGGATCTGGTGCTGGGCCTGTTAAAGTTAATAGGCGGAGCATCTAACGGATCATTCGCCCTGATCAGTGACGGGGTTCATTCGCTGAGCGACGCGGCATCTGATGTCTTCGTACTGATCGTCGGTCATTTCTCCCATGTTGAACCGGACCGGGAGCATCCCTATGGTCATGGTCGCTTTGAAACGATCGGTACAGTCGTCATGGGAATGTTCTTCTTCGCCATCGCAGCGGTGCTGCTGTACGACAGCTTCCTGCGGCTTATTTCCGGTGCGGAGCTGCCAGTACCAGGCTGGGGTGGTGTGCTGATTGCGGGTTTGTCAGTGGCCTCCAAGGAATGGATTTACCACTACACAATGCGCACTGCCAGCCGCCTCAATTCCTCTTTGTTGAGAGCCAATGCCTGGCACAGTCGCTCTGACGCCATATCCTCTATCGCGGTGATGATCGGCATTGTAGGAGCGCAGCAGGGTCTGCCCTGGCTGGATCTGGTGGCAGCCATGTTCGTCGCGGCCATCATTGCCAGAATTGGCTGGCAGCTCTGCCTCGACAGCCTGAAAGAACTGGTCGACACTGCCATTCCCCAGGAGCATCAGGACAGGATAAGGAAGACTATCCTGGAAATTCCCGGCATCAACAAGGTAACGGCCCTTCGCAGTCGACAGTCAGGCGGAAAGGTGCTGCTGGAAGCGCAGTTGGAGGTAGATCCCAGAATATCAGTCTCTGAAGGCCACCAACTGGGCGAAGTGTGCACCCGGGTTATCATGGATAAATACCAAAATATCAGTGATGTAGTGGTACATATTGATCCTGAGTCTCATGCTCAGGTAGACTCTGTGGAACTACCCCTTCGCCATGAAATCGTGACACTGATAACCCGACACTGGGAAGCCCTGCTGGACCAGTCCGACATCAAGAATATCGATCTCCATTATCTCGGCAACGGCATCGAAGTGGATCTTTACCTGATAAGCGATGCGGTGGACAGCCGGCTCGCCAGTCAACTGGCCGAGGCCTTACGCCCGATCTCCGCGGTCAAGCGCCTGAAAATATACAACAACATCCTTGAGACCAGCGTGGTCCGCCAGTTCTCATAA
- the zipA gene encoding cell division protein ZipA yields MGTRELLILILGLAVIAVILRGLYVAIQARRNQIRLAIDRNIPQDIDLEELEMSELPSGGARVVKRSLAEVNLQNSLQSELDLGVHGEAEETVPMLMDSVELRTKTPERRDKTAPADKDTDQAERAIAALGEEAEEDSLEQWETSGTRRVEPEQDSIDAETEEVDSRQIAAAQYEQYDQADADDDGQYDSSDWEEEPDSAAWRDEAEAEPEEPSDIFSEYDEGRQDPAMGLDEELGDEFGEFSMSAGDRIGAPESDRTAAGQPDTDNTSADPGRGGRKGSLFSRFGRKEEPSYQEQGPVDFDSADEEDMDDPLFSTQSAKSQAETESRTAESGESAASLRRAADQDTARAETAARPATVAEEPARQSPRDTAGKAGVTDFNQARESRRPASGNRRGNGHSAEASGSRNNFEPSEVLVINVMSREGEMFHGADLLQVLTTAGLKHGDMNIFHKHVGSRVDSPIVFSVANILNPGTFELDKMEQFETRGVSLFLAMPAVISNREAFDDMLRIAQQIRAALDGELRDDRRSVMTSQTIEHYRQRVQDYELRKLKAAQVQS; encoded by the coding sequence ATGGGTACACGAGAGTTATTGATTCTGATTCTGGGGCTGGCGGTTATCGCGGTAATCCTCCGGGGGCTGTATGTGGCAATACAGGCCCGGCGTAACCAGATTCGCCTGGCCATCGATAGAAACATTCCCCAGGACATTGATCTGGAGGAACTGGAGATGTCCGAACTGCCCAGTGGCGGTGCGCGAGTCGTTAAACGCTCCCTGGCGGAGGTTAACCTGCAGAATTCGCTGCAGAGTGAGCTTGATCTCGGAGTTCACGGCGAAGCCGAAGAGACCGTGCCGATGCTGATGGACAGTGTGGAGCTGCGCACCAAGACTCCGGAGCGACGGGATAAGACCGCGCCCGCTGATAAGGATACCGATCAGGCCGAGAGGGCGATAGCTGCCCTGGGTGAAGAAGCGGAAGAGGACTCGCTGGAACAGTGGGAGACGTCCGGCACTCGCCGTGTTGAGCCTGAGCAGGACAGTATTGATGCTGAGACTGAAGAAGTAGATAGTCGCCAGATCGCTGCGGCACAGTATGAACAGTACGATCAGGCTGACGCCGATGACGATGGCCAATATGATTCCTCAGACTGGGAAGAAGAACCGGACAGCGCAGCCTGGCGCGATGAGGCTGAAGCGGAGCCAGAGGAACCCAGTGATATTTTCAGCGAATATGACGAGGGCCGGCAGGATCCCGCCATGGGTCTTGACGAGGAACTGGGCGACGAATTCGGCGAGTTTTCAATGTCAGCCGGAGATCGTATTGGCGCGCCGGAATCTGATCGGACTGCTGCCGGCCAGCCGGACACTGACAACACCTCTGCCGACCCAGGCCGTGGTGGCAGGAAGGGTTCGCTGTTTTCCCGCTTTGGCAGGAAAGAGGAGCCCAGTTATCAGGAGCAGGGCCCTGTTGACTTCGATTCCGCTGACGAAGAGGACATGGATGACCCTCTGTTTTCTACCCAGTCAGCGAAATCGCAGGCGGAGACTGAATCCCGAACTGCTGAATCTGGAGAGTCGGCAGCATCGCTGCGGAGGGCTGCGGATCAGGACACTGCCAGGGCGGAAACTGCTGCGCGCCCTGCTACGGTGGCAGAGGAACCTGCCAGGCAATCTCCCAGGGACACGGCAGGAAAGGCCGGGGTGACCGACTTCAATCAGGCTCGTGAATCAAGACGGCCTGCATCCGGCAACCGAAGGGGTAACGGGCATTCTGCGGAGGCCTCCGGTTCGCGCAACAATTTCGAGCCCTCAGAAGTACTGGTAATCAATGTGATGAGCCGGGAAGGTGAGATGTTTCATGGTGCCGACCTGCTGCAGGTGCTAACCACGGCCGGGTTGAAACACGGTGACATGAATATCTTTCATAAACACGTGGGCAGCCGCGTGGATAGCCCGATCGTGTTCAGCGTCGCCAATATTCTTAATCCCGGCACTTTTGAGCTGGACAAAATGGAGCAGTTCGAGACCCGGGGGGTCAGTCTGTTCCTGGCGATGCCTGCTGTTATCAGTAACCGCGAAGCGTTTGATGACATGTTGCGGATAGCGCAGCAGATACGGGCAGCGCTGGACGGGGAGTTGCGGGATGACCGTCGAAGTGTCATGACTTCGCAAACCATCGAGCACTACCGGCAGCGGGTTCAGGATTATGAATTACGCAAGTTGAAGGCTGCCCAGGTTCAGTCCTGA
- a CDS encoding 2-oxoacid:ferredoxin oxidoreductase subunit beta, which produces MTYIRKPKFANPDLWTNDLGLTHRDYEGSLTTLCGGCGHDSISAAIIQAAVGMSLPPHRVAKLSGIGCSSKIPAYFLNKSHGFNSVHGRMPSVATGANLANKELYYLGVSGDGDSASIGLGQFCHIVRRRINMLYIVANNGTYGLTKGQLSATADPGSRTKSGEESLYDNIDMATLAIELGASFVARSFSGDKKQLVPLIQAGLSHKGFAFIDVISPCVTFNNTDASTHGYKNTWENYESLSDIDYVPMREEITTSYAEGEDKEITLHDGSVIHLHKTSSNYQPYDRENALHHINEYKKNGKIATGLLYINQDVSDFHELNDSVDKPLNALSSVDLCPGQEVLETINETFR; this is translated from the coding sequence ATGACCTACATACGTAAACCTAAATTCGCCAACCCGGATCTCTGGACAAATGACCTGGGTTTGACTCACAGGGATTATGAAGGCTCACTGACAACCCTGTGTGGCGGTTGCGGTCACGACTCCATCAGTGCCGCGATCATACAGGCGGCAGTGGGTATGTCCCTGCCCCCGCACCGTGTCGCCAAGCTTTCAGGTATAGGCTGCTCCTCAAAAATACCCGCCTACTTCCTGAATAAGTCACACGGCTTCAACTCGGTACATGGAAGAATGCCATCGGTGGCAACCGGCGCGAATCTCGCCAATAAGGAGCTCTATTACCTAGGCGTTTCCGGCGACGGCGACAGTGCTTCTATCGGCCTCGGTCAGTTCTGCCATATCGTACGCCGCCGTATCAATATGCTTTATATCGTTGCCAACAACGGCACTTACGGGCTGACAAAGGGGCAGCTTTCCGCTACCGCCGACCCCGGTTCCCGGACTAAATCCGGAGAGGAGAGCCTGTACGACAATATCGATATGGCCACGCTGGCAATCGAGTTGGGCGCAAGCTTCGTAGCACGCAGTTTTTCCGGCGACAAGAAACAGCTGGTTCCGCTGATCCAGGCCGGCCTCAGTCACAAGGGCTTTGCATTCATCGATGTAATCTCTCCCTGTGTCACTTTCAACAATACTGATGCCTCCACCCATGGCTATAAAAATACCTGGGAGAACTACGAGTCATTGAGCGATATCGACTATGTTCCCATGCGTGAAGAAATCACCACCAGCTATGCCGAGGGTGAAGATAAGGAAATCACCCTGCACGATGGCTCGGTGATACATTTACATAAAACCAGTAGTAACTATCAGCCCTATGATCGCGAAAACGCCCTGCATCACATCAATGAGTACAAAAAGAACGGCAAAATAGCGACTGGACTCCTGTATATCAACCAGGATGTCTCGGATTTTCACGAATTGAATGACAGCGTGGACAAGCCCTTGAACGCGCTGTCCAGCGTAGACCTGTGCCCTGGCCAGGAAGTGCTCGAAACCATCAACGAAACCTTCCGCTAG
- a CDS encoding 2-oxoacid:acceptor oxidoreductase subunit alpha — protein MPEVITTSEASRITPIARVNDFVVKFANVNGSGSASANNMFAKAVFRMGIPVSPHNIFPSNIQGLPTWYEVRISEKGYLGRRDGVDLMVAMNEQTIKKDIEAVVPGGYVLYDSSKPLAPHLLRDDINYLGVPLKDICLREFEKPTQRQLFKNIVYVGALAAFLEIDFQVLTDLVGDQFRGKERLIPPNIHALELGHQYASKNFKCPLQIKLQRCGETGNKILLDGNTAVALGCVYGGATVAAWYPLTPSTSVVDNFGKYCQRLRIDPGNGKRKYAIVQAEDELAAIGVVIGAGWNGARAFTATSGPGISLMQEFLGLAYFSEVPAVIFDIQRAGPSTGMPTRTQQSDLLSCAYASHGDTKHILLIPADPTECFIFAADAFDIADTLQTPVIVMSDLELGMNEQMCDALQWDDGREYQRGKVLSQAQLDAVEEFSRYRDVDGDGIGYRTYPGTHQDKGSYFTRGSSHDDKAAYTEDGDVYAAVMDRIAHKFNTAINYLPKPEINSTECENNSQLKLGLLFYGTTTSAIQESLDSLERHNYHFDTLRVRAFPFHDAVQNFIDAQDVVFVIEQNRDAQMKSLLKIECDIDNAKLISILNYNGVLITAQHIETSVLNHLGALSAQVGNSEGSQAS, from the coding sequence ATGCCAGAAGTCATAACCACCTCGGAAGCCTCCCGAATTACGCCAATTGCCCGGGTAAATGACTTTGTGGTCAAATTCGCCAATGTTAATGGCTCTGGATCAGCAAGCGCCAATAACATGTTTGCCAAGGCTGTTTTCAGGATGGGAATCCCGGTCAGTCCGCATAATATTTTCCCTTCCAATATTCAGGGATTGCCTACCTGGTACGAAGTCAGAATCAGCGAGAAGGGTTATCTTGGCCGGCGAGACGGCGTCGATCTAATGGTGGCCATGAATGAGCAGACCATCAAAAAGGATATCGAAGCCGTCGTGCCTGGCGGCTATGTCCTCTATGACAGCTCGAAACCATTGGCGCCGCACCTGCTGCGGGACGACATCAATTACCTGGGGGTACCCCTGAAAGACATTTGTCTGAGGGAGTTTGAAAAACCCACGCAACGGCAACTGTTTAAGAATATCGTCTATGTCGGTGCTCTGGCAGCGTTTCTGGAGATCGACTTTCAGGTGTTAACCGATCTGGTGGGTGATCAGTTCCGCGGCAAGGAAAGACTGATCCCCCCCAACATACATGCCCTTGAACTTGGCCATCAATACGCCAGCAAGAACTTTAAATGCCCCCTGCAGATAAAGCTGCAGCGTTGTGGCGAAACTGGCAATAAAATCCTGCTCGACGGCAATACTGCCGTAGCGCTTGGCTGTGTCTACGGAGGGGCCACCGTTGCCGCCTGGTACCCGCTTACTCCGTCGACGTCAGTGGTCGACAATTTTGGTAAATACTGTCAACGACTGCGAATCGACCCGGGCAACGGTAAGAGGAAGTATGCCATCGTGCAGGCCGAGGATGAGCTGGCTGCTATCGGTGTCGTGATTGGTGCCGGCTGGAACGGCGCCAGGGCATTCACCGCCACCAGCGGTCCAGGTATTTCACTCATGCAGGAATTTCTGGGCCTGGCGTACTTTTCTGAGGTCCCGGCAGTGATATTTGACATTCAGCGAGCTGGCCCGTCCACAGGAATGCCAACCAGGACTCAGCAAAGTGATTTGCTCAGCTGTGCCTATGCGTCACATGGTGATACCAAGCACATCCTGCTGATTCCCGCCGACCCCACCGAGTGTTTTATCTTTGCAGCGGATGCTTTTGATATTGCTGATACCCTGCAGACGCCGGTTATTGTAATGAGCGATCTGGAACTGGGGATGAATGAACAGATGTGTGACGCCCTGCAATGGGACGATGGCCGGGAATACCAACGCGGCAAGGTCCTCAGTCAGGCCCAACTCGACGCAGTAGAGGAATTCTCCCGCTACCGCGATGTGGATGGTGACGGCATCGGGTACCGGACTTACCCGGGCACTCATCAGGATAAGGGCAGCTACTTTACTCGCGGCAGCTCTCATGACGACAAAGCTGCCTACACAGAAGATGGCGACGTATACGCCGCGGTCATGGACCGGATAGCTCACAAATTTAATACAGCAATTAACTATCTGCCAAAACCCGAAATAAATAGTACGGAATGTGAGAATAATTCTCAGTTAAAGCTTGGCCTGCTGTTCTATGGTACGACAACCAGCGCCATTCAGGAATCTCTGGACAGCCTTGAACGCCACAACTACCATTTTGATACGCTCAGAGTCAGGGCATTTCCCTTTCACGACGCTGTGCAGAATTTTATTGATGCACAGGATGTAGTTTTTGTGATCGAGCAGAATCGGGATGCGCAAATGAAGAGCTTATTGAAAATTGAATGTGACATCGACAATGCAAAACTTATTTCCATACTCAACTACAACGGTGTCTTAATAACTGCACAGCATATCGAGACCTCAGTACTTAACCATCTCGGAGCACTGAGCGCGCAAGTCGGCAACAGTGAAGGAAGCCAGGCTTCTTAG
- a CDS encoding FAD-dependent oxidoreductase, giving the protein MKPTDIANPDYFHKVVDCQWACPAHTPVPEYIRLIAAKRYTDAYMINWHSNVFPGILGRTCDRPCEPACRRVRVEEQPVAICRLKRVAADYKSDITDRIPLVPTEKNGRHVALIGGGPASLTVARDLLPLGYEITLFEKDRKSGGAMRTQIPRFRLPGKVLEEEVNYVLDMGVNCRFGVEITSMQALLDENFDAVFVGTGAPLGKTLGLPGFEECRANIHTGIEWLASVAFEHVERIGKRVIVLGGGNTAMDCCRTAKRLGGEEVTVAVRSGFDEMKASPWEIEDAQAEDIPILNFHVPKRYLHENGRLVAMEFEKVRREVDTQGKRKLVPTGEDPVIIPCDDVLCAIGQENSFPWIERDLGIDFDQWDLPVLNKETFQSTHPRIFFGGDAALGPDNIITAVAHGHEAAVSIDLVCNGKDPEQRPPPDTQMHSQKMGIHQWSYDNDISTELRQAVPHADKAVSLNDINVEVELGFDEQLAYDETMRCLNCDVQTVFTDSLCIECDACVDICPTDCITFTQNADEEQLRHSLIAPATNTDQDLYVSGELKTNRVMVKSEDLCLHCGLCAERCPTSAWDMRKFLFNTAKAGASCQKS; this is encoded by the coding sequence ATGAAACCGACTGATATTGCCAACCCGGATTACTTCCATAAGGTAGTCGACTGCCAGTGGGCCTGCCCGGCTCACACACCGGTTCCCGAGTACATCCGTCTGATCGCGGCCAAGCGGTATACCGACGCCTACATGATCAACTGGCACAGCAATGTGTTTCCCGGCATCCTTGGGCGAACCTGCGACCGCCCCTGCGAGCCCGCCTGTCGCCGCGTTCGGGTAGAAGAGCAGCCGGTGGCGATCTGCCGTCTGAAGCGGGTTGCAGCAGACTATAAGTCCGACATTACCGATCGAATCCCCCTGGTCCCGACAGAAAAAAATGGCCGGCATGTGGCATTGATTGGCGGTGGCCCGGCTTCCCTGACTGTGGCCAGAGACCTGCTCCCCCTGGGCTACGAAATTACCCTGTTTGAAAAAGACCGCAAGAGCGGCGGCGCCATGCGTACCCAGATCCCACGCTTCCGGCTGCCCGGTAAGGTCCTCGAGGAAGAAGTCAATTACGTGCTCGACATGGGCGTCAATTGCCGCTTTGGCGTGGAAATAACCAGCATGCAAGCCCTGCTGGATGAAAACTTCGATGCAGTTTTCGTGGGCACCGGAGCGCCGCTGGGCAAGACCCTGGGATTACCGGGTTTCGAAGAATGCCGGGCAAACATACACACCGGCATCGAATGGCTTGCCAGTGTGGCATTTGAGCATGTCGAGCGCATAGGTAAGCGAGTCATCGTGCTGGGTGGCGGAAATACGGCAATGGACTGCTGCCGAACAGCCAAGCGGCTGGGTGGTGAAGAAGTGACAGTCGCGGTGCGCAGTGGTTTCGACGAAATGAAGGCTTCACCCTGGGAAATTGAAGATGCGCAGGCCGAGGACATCCCCATCCTGAATTTTCATGTTCCCAAGCGTTATCTCCACGAAAATGGCAGGCTGGTAGCCATGGAGTTCGAAAAGGTACGCCGTGAAGTGGATACACAGGGCAAACGCAAACTGGTACCCACAGGAGAGGACCCCGTCATCATTCCCTGTGACGACGTTCTCTGCGCTATCGGTCAGGAAAACAGCTTTCCCTGGATAGAGCGGGATCTGGGTATTGATTTCGACCAGTGGGATCTGCCGGTCCTGAACAAAGAAACCTTTCAATCCACGCACCCGCGGATTTTTTTCGGTGGCGATGCAGCACTCGGGCCCGACAATATCATCACCGCTGTGGCCCATGGTCACGAGGCAGCCGTGTCCATCGATCTGGTTTGCAACGGGAAGGATCCGGAACAGAGACCACCGCCCGACACTCAGATGCATAGCCAGAAGATGGGAATTCATCAGTGGTCCTATGACAACGACATCAGCACCGAATTGCGTCAGGCAGTGCCCCACGCAGATAAGGCCGTCAGCCTTAACGACATTAACGTAGAGGTGGAGCTGGGCTTTGACGAACAGTTGGCCTATGACGAAACCATGCGCTGCCTGAACTGCGATGTACAAACGGTCTTTACCGACAGTCTGTGCATCGAATGCGATGCCTGCGTGGATATCTGCCCGACCGACTGCATCACGTTTACGCAGAACGCAGATGAAGAACAATTGCGCCATTCTCTGATCGCTCCGGCAACCAATACCGATCAGGATTTATACGTATCGGGCGAACTGAAAACCAATCGTGTCATGGTAAAAAGTGAGGACCTGTGCCTGCACTGCGGGCTCTGCGCAGAACGATGTCCCACCAGCGCCTGGGATATGCGTAAATTCTTATTTAACACGGCAAAGGCTGGAGCATCATGCCAGAAGTCATAA
- the ligA gene encoding NAD-dependent DNA ligase LigA, producing the protein MSASGSDATQKTSPASVRKDIEQLREQVAHHDRLYFEQDSPEIPDADYDQLFARLVALEEQYPEFVTPDSPTQRVSGTPIAGFVQVRHEIPMLSLDKVFDETDLALFDARIKKRLGSDTNLQYSCEPKVDGVAVSLLYEQGKLVRAATRGDGVVGEDITHNVRTIRGLPLLIRATELPTTFEVRGEIFLSKSGFERVNRSAAARGDKCFVNPRNAAAGTLRQLDPRIAAGRPLRMYCYSIGIVENFQLPACLSEVFELLESCGLPVNPERDVVPDIGGCFDYCHRLLAKRPQLDYEIDGAVLKVNQLELQRTLGANARTPRWAMAYKFPAEEMSTQVVDVEFQVGRTGAITPVARLAPVFVGGVTVSNATLHNMDEIERLGLRVGDTVIVRRAGDVIPQVVKVIPGEEENRLRKITMPEHCPVCGSVVEKDGEVLYRCSAGIICPAQRKESIKHFASRSAMDIEGLGDKLIEQLVDNGILENAADIYTMEIEQLAGLERMGIKSATNVVAAIEKSKHTSLAKFLYSLGIREVGEATAAALAGYFGNLEKIIEADSEQLQEVPDIGKVVAEHIRVFFDNNENLAFIQQLRDRGVHWEDITVSGEDKVLDGQIFVLTGSLESMTRGEAKGRLEELGAKVAGSVSRNTDCVIAGPGAGSKLAKAEQLGVKILDEGEFLAFLDAQS; encoded by the coding sequence ATGTCTGCTTCAGGGTCTGACGCCACTCAGAAAACTTCACCTGCCTCCGTCAGGAAGGACATAGAGCAGCTGCGTGAGCAGGTTGCTCACCACGATCGCCTGTATTTTGAGCAGGATAGTCCAGAGATTCCTGATGCTGACTATGATCAGTTGTTTGCCCGGCTTGTTGCCCTGGAAGAGCAATATCCGGAATTCGTTACCCCGGATTCCCCCACCCAGCGGGTCAGTGGCACACCCATAGCCGGTTTTGTTCAGGTCCGCCATGAAATTCCCATGCTTTCCCTCGACAAGGTGTTCGACGAAACCGATCTCGCCCTGTTTGATGCCAGGATAAAAAAACGGCTGGGGAGCGATACCAATCTCCAATACAGTTGCGAGCCTAAGGTAGATGGGGTGGCTGTCAGTCTGCTTTACGAACAGGGCAAACTGGTCCGCGCGGCGACACGGGGTGATGGGGTGGTTGGAGAAGATATTACCCATAATGTCAGGACCATCCGTGGGCTCCCTCTGCTTATAAGGGCAACTGAGCTTCCTACCACCTTTGAAGTACGCGGGGAGATTTTTCTCAGCAAAAGCGGCTTCGAACGGGTGAATCGCTCTGCCGCGGCACGCGGTGATAAATGTTTTGTAAACCCCCGCAACGCCGCCGCGGGTACCCTCCGGCAACTGGATCCTCGAATCGCCGCAGGGCGCCCGCTACGGATGTATTGCTACAGCATCGGAATTGTTGAGAACTTTCAATTGCCAGCGTGCCTCAGCGAGGTATTTGAGTTGTTGGAAAGCTGTGGGCTGCCCGTCAATCCGGAAAGGGATGTCGTCCCGGATATTGGCGGCTGTTTTGACTACTGCCATAGACTGCTGGCGAAACGGCCGCAATTGGACTATGAAATTGACGGTGCGGTGTTAAAGGTTAATCAGCTGGAACTGCAGAGAACTCTGGGCGCTAATGCCAGGACTCCCCGCTGGGCTATGGCCTATAAATTTCCTGCCGAGGAAATGTCGACCCAGGTTGTCGATGTGGAGTTTCAGGTAGGCAGAACTGGCGCCATCACGCCAGTGGCGAGGCTCGCTCCGGTTTTTGTCGGTGGTGTGACGGTCAGTAACGCCACGTTGCACAATATGGATGAGATTGAGCGCCTGGGATTGAGGGTTGGTGATACGGTCATTGTAAGACGCGCGGGGGACGTTATTCCCCAGGTTGTAAAAGTCATACCCGGCGAAGAAGAGAACCGCCTCCGGAAAATCACTATGCCGGAGCATTGTCCCGTTTGCGGATCTGTAGTGGAAAAAGACGGAGAGGTGCTCTACCGTTGCAGTGCAGGTATTATTTGTCCAGCACAGCGAAAAGAGTCCATTAAGCATTTCGCGTCACGGTCGGCGATGGATATCGAAGGCTTGGGCGATAAGCTGATTGAACAACTGGTTGATAACGGAATCCTCGAGAACGCTGCGGATATTTACACCATGGAGATCGAGCAGCTGGCGGGTCTCGAGCGCATGGGGATCAAATCGGCCACCAATGTGGTGGCAGCCATTGAAAAAAGTAAGCATACGTCTCTGGCAAAATTCCTTTACAGTCTGGGAATCCGTGAAGTGGGTGAGGCGACCGCCGCAGCCCTGGCTGGATATTTTGGCAACCTGGAAAAGATTATCGAGGCGGATTCCGAGCAACTGCAGGAAGTGCCGGATATTGGTAAAGTCGTGGCAGAACATATCCGGGTGTTTTTTGATAACAACGAAAATCTGGCCTTTATTCAACAGCTGCGGGATCGCGGCGTGCACTGGGAAGACATCACGGTATCCGGTGAGGATAAGGTACTGGATGGCCAGATCTTTGTGCTGACCGGCTCCCTTGAAAGCATGACCCGTGGTGAGGCAAAAGGTCGCCTGGAAGAGCTGGGCGCAAAGGTCGCCGGGAGCGTTTCCCGAAACACTGATTGTGTTATAGCGGGCCCCGGGGCCGGATCGAAACTCGCCAAGGCAGAGCAACTGGGAGTAAAAATTCTTGATGAAGGGGAATTTTTAGCCTTTCTGGACGCTCAAAGTTAA